GCAGCGCCGCCTGGGTGACGTGGAAGGCGGTGTTCAGGTTCGAGTCGAGGACCGCCCGCCACTCGGCGGGGGTCACCTCCTCGATGGGTTTGTAGAGGTAGTCGCCCACGTTGTTGACGACCACCGCCAGCCCGCCCAACCCGCGCGCCGCGGCCTCCACCGCCGCCCGCGCCGCCTCGGGGTCGGTGAGGTCGCCCGAGACCGTCACCGCCCGGCGGCCGGTTCGGCGCACCGCCGCGGCGACCGCGCGGGCCTCCGCGCGGCGGCTGCGGTAGTGCACGGCGACGTCGAAGCCGCGCTCGGCCAGGCCCAGAGCCACGGCCCGGCCGATGCCGCGGGCCGCCCCCGTCACCAGCGCCGCCCTAGCCACCCTTCACCTCCAGGTAGCGCTCCACCAGCGGCGTGGTGTGCACGTTGAGCGGGTAGTCGAGCGCCGCGCGGGGCGGCACCCAGGCCCACTCGACGATCTCCTCGTT
This genomic stretch from Oceanithermus profundus DSM 14977 harbors:
- the tmpR gene encoding bifunctional dihydropteridine reductase/dihydrofolate reductase TmpR, with translation MARAALVTGAARGIGRAVALGLAERGFDVAVHYRSRRAEARAVAAAVRRTGRRAVTVSGDLTDPEAARAAVEAAARGLGGLAVVVNNVGDYLYKPIEEVTPAEWRAVLDSNLNTAFHVTQAALPHLLAGGWGRVVFLGYAGAGQTVAKPHITPYFVAKTGVVLYAKALAARLAPHGVTVNVVAPGVAENSVTQPLGEIPMGRVAYLEELVDAVGYFVSAAADYVTGQVLEVAGGWNL